In a single window of the Bradyrhizobium sp. ORS 285 genome:
- a CDS encoding DUF6691 family protein gives MIILIQFVIGIVFGLGLLLSGMSNPEKVLSFLDFAAIRSGGWDPSLLFVMAGAVATTFIGFRLVFRRERPVLDDRFHLPHAQTLDWRIATGPAIFGIGWGLAGICPGPAFVALGYGSPGIIVFVIAMMVGMAAARVLANRQPALGVALSE, from the coding sequence ATGATCATCCTGATCCAGTTCGTCATCGGCATCGTGTTCGGGCTCGGGCTGCTGCTCTCGGGCATGTCCAATCCGGAGAAGGTGCTGAGCTTTCTCGATTTCGCCGCGATCCGCTCCGGCGGCTGGGACCCGAGCCTCCTGTTCGTGATGGCGGGCGCCGTTGCCACGACCTTCATCGGCTTCCGGCTCGTGTTCCGGCGTGAACGCCCCGTGCTCGACGACCGCTTCCATCTGCCGCACGCACAGACATTGGATTGGCGAATCGCGACGGGACCCGCCATTTTCGGCATCGGCTGGGGCCTTGCCGGCATCTGCCCTGGCCCGGCCTTCGTCGCGCTGGGCTATGGCTCACCCGGGATCATCGTATTCGTGATCGCCATGATGGTCGGGATGGCCGCGGCGCGCGTCCTGGCGAACCGCCAACCGGCGCTCGGCGTTGCGCTTTCGGAATGA
- a CDS encoding YeeE/YedE family protein, whose translation MISEPILTALAGGALIGLAAVLMMGLTGRIAGVSGIAARLLPPWDSTLAGRLAFIVGLVAAALMVRLTTGSLPPFVLQAGPTALVLAGLLVGFGAVWGNGCTSGHGVCGIASLSPRSILATLVFMATAVATTFLVRHVM comes from the coding sequence ATGATCAGTGAACCAATCTTGACCGCGCTTGCGGGCGGCGCCCTGATCGGGCTCGCCGCCGTCCTGATGATGGGCCTGACCGGCCGGATCGCCGGTGTCAGCGGCATTGCCGCGCGGCTGCTGCCGCCTTGGGACAGCACGCTCGCCGGCCGGCTCGCCTTCATCGTCGGCCTCGTCGCCGCGGCCCTGATGGTGCGGCTCACCACGGGCAGCCTGCCGCCGTTCGTACTCCAGGCCGGCCCGACGGCGCTCGTGCTCGCGGGATTGCTGGTCGGTTTCGGCGCGGTCTGGGGCAATGGCTGCACCTCGGGCCACGGCGTCTGCGGCATCGCCAGCCTGTCGCCACGCTCGATCCTGGCCACCCTGGTGTTCATGGCGACGGCGGTCGCGACCACGTTCCTCGTGCGGCACGTGATGTGA
- a CDS encoding helix-turn-helix transcriptional regulator — translation MTARVARKAKVRSVARSVAEGLEDKAEEAARLLSAMANPKRLMVLCNLIDGERAVGELAEQVGLRQAALSQHLAMMRALDLVATRRDGQTIYYRLASDEVREVLQTLYRLYCA, via the coding sequence ATGACAGCGCGGGTCGCACGCAAGGCCAAGGTACGCTCGGTTGCTCGCTCGGTGGCCGAGGGTCTGGAAGACAAGGCGGAGGAGGCGGCGCGCCTGCTCTCGGCGATGGCCAACCCCAAGCGGCTCATGGTGCTGTGCAACCTGATCGACGGCGAGCGCGCCGTGGGAGAGCTCGCCGAGCAGGTGGGCTTGCGCCAGGCGGCGCTGTCCCAGCACCTCGCGATGATGCGCGCGCTCGACCTGGTCGCGACCCGGCGCGACGGCCAGACGATCTATTACCGCTTGGCGAGCGACGAAGTCCGCGAAGTCTTGCAGACGCTGTATCGGCTGTATTGCGCCTGA
- a CDS encoding cupin domain-containing protein: MTSTSTERSEPISIVFADDGLVPNNPMPFLVYRAAVTLDRDDPAGSIEGVFGRNGWGDMWRNGVYDYLHYHATVHEVLGVASGTARVRFGGDHGQELELKPGDVAILPAGTGHQCISASTDFCIVGAYPPGPKMQVTRPTPENHARALQSIPNVPLPETDPVRGASGPLTRLWRRAR, from the coding sequence ATGACATCGACGAGCACAGAGCGCAGTGAGCCGATCAGCATCGTGTTTGCCGATGACGGCCTGGTGCCGAACAATCCGATGCCCTTCCTGGTGTACAGGGCGGCCGTCACGCTCGATCGCGACGATCCCGCGGGAAGCATCGAGGGCGTGTTCGGCCGCAACGGCTGGGGCGACATGTGGCGCAACGGCGTCTACGACTATCTGCACTATCATGCGACCGTGCATGAGGTGCTCGGCGTCGCCAGCGGCACGGCGCGGGTGCGCTTCGGCGGCGATCACGGCCAGGAGTTGGAGCTGAAACCTGGTGACGTGGCCATCCTGCCGGCCGGCACCGGCCACCAATGTATCTCCGCCAGCACGGATTTCTGCATCGTCGGCGCCTATCCGCCGGGGCCGAAGATGCAGGTCACGAGGCCAACGCCGGAAAATCATGCGCGCGCTCTGCAGTCGATCCCGAACGTGCCGCTGCCCGAGACCGATCCGGTGCGCGGCGCGAGCGGTCCGCTCACGCGCCTGTGGCGTCGCGCCCGCTGA
- a CDS encoding ROK family transcriptional regulator: MRLVRSRHDTRSAILGYLWCSGGSFRPDLAQGVALTEASISRIISDLKTEGVIQETRRAAPYRGGPSLFVTLSSGISVAAIEVSNNRLYAAVGTLAGETLYSERYDLPDGLGAAAVTAMVTQAVRELAAWAMPRGLVLEQLAVSIPGYDPELRASPLVPLDAEALANVLQRELPETPARLTNSMVARAVAHRLQMGTGVLGGSYFFVFVGHGVGAAIVDELAESGDVETCEIGHVVIERGGRCCRCGHGGCLEPYVSTVALSDILQVRESDLIGRGDRWPDDFSISAAARAEIKARLGLLGLAIGNALNLNRQRNVVIGGWPGALPAEDRAVVMDAIGASRLGGLQGIALSFAPASLGREPVSGLALAAFSFIRRSGARRKQRQQLISN; the protein is encoded by the coding sequence GTGCGGCTCGTCCGTAGTCGGCACGATACGAGATCTGCAATTCTGGGTTACCTCTGGTGCTCCGGCGGCTCCTTCCGGCCGGATCTGGCGCAGGGCGTTGCGCTGACCGAGGCCAGCATTTCGCGCATCATCAGCGATCTGAAGACCGAGGGTGTCATTCAGGAGACAAGGCGTGCGGCGCCCTATCGCGGCGGACCGAGCCTGTTCGTCACCTTGAGCAGCGGCATCTCCGTTGCCGCAATCGAGGTCTCCAACAACCGCCTCTACGCCGCCGTCGGCACCCTGGCCGGCGAGACGCTGTACTCGGAGCGCTACGACCTGCCTGACGGCCTCGGCGCCGCAGCCGTGACGGCGATGGTGACACAGGCCGTGCGCGAGCTCGCGGCCTGGGCCATGCCGCGCGGCCTCGTGTTGGAGCAGTTGGCTGTCTCGATCCCGGGCTATGATCCGGAGCTGCGTGCCAGCCCGCTCGTGCCGCTCGATGCCGAGGCGCTCGCCAACGTCCTGCAGCGCGAGCTTCCGGAGACGCCGGCGAGATTGACAAATTCGATGGTCGCCCGCGCCGTCGCGCATCGCCTGCAGATGGGAACAGGCGTGCTCGGCGGCTCGTATTTCTTCGTGTTCGTCGGCCACGGCGTCGGCGCTGCCATCGTCGACGAGCTCGCCGAAAGCGGCGATGTCGAGACCTGCGAGATCGGGCATGTCGTGATCGAGCGGGGCGGACGCTGCTGTCGCTGCGGCCATGGCGGCTGCCTCGAACCCTATGTGTCGACCGTTGCGCTCTCCGACATTCTTCAGGTGCGGGAGAGCGATCTGATCGGCCGCGGCGACCGCTGGCCGGATGACTTCAGCATCTCGGCGGCGGCGCGCGCAGAGATCAAGGCGCGGTTGGGCCTGCTGGGCCTCGCGATCGGCAACGCCCTCAATCTCAACCGCCAGCGCAATGTCGTAATTGGCGGATGGCCGGGGGCGCTGCCGGCGGAGGATCGCGCCGTGGTCATGGACGCCATCGGCGCATCGCGCCTCGGCGGCCTGCAGGGCATCGCGCTCAGCTTCGCGCCGGCGAGCCTCGGGCGCGAGCCGGTCTCGGGACTGGCACTCGCCGCCTTCTCGTTCATCCGCCGCAGCGGCGCGCGCCGCAAGCAGCGACAGCAATTGATCTCGAATTGA
- a CDS encoding ABC transporter substrate-binding protein, with translation MKPHHVLAGALLCLAAVLPATFARAETVLKVKPSGDLKVLDPTIAADSIARNFGYMIYDTLFTVDDRLQVKPQMVDSWTTSADRKIWTFKLRAGLTFGDGAGVTSEDVVASLKRWSQADAMGQMLNAHGAAWDVVDAKTFSLTLKEPWGFVLDALAKPGAPVPFIVPARVIAATAAGQPLADQTGSGPFIFKKDEWVPGSKLVFTRNPHYVPRAEPASGLAGGKVVKFDRVEWLIIPDQQTALDALKKGELDIAEDIPADLVPVAKAGKNVVVSNQDEIGVAQQIRLNSIPPPFDNPAIRRAALLAVNPQDYIEAWGGGEGGLIKACKSFYICASPYYTEAGFPSFNLEKAKTLLRESGYDGTPVVILDASENAQIHPASLVAEQQLKAAGFKVDVQAMDWASVVSRRAKKEPVGQGGWSIFISGPGGLDMMLPISHLGLRSNCDKAWFGWPCDAEIEKLRAAFGDSADMAERKALAEQIQQRAVQTVPYIPIAVAYQFRAARADLTGILNPPAPVYWNVSRK, from the coding sequence ATGAAACCACATCACGTCCTGGCGGGCGCTCTGCTCTGCCTGGCAGCCGTGCTGCCGGCCACGTTCGCGCGCGCCGAAACCGTGCTGAAGGTGAAGCCGTCGGGCGACCTCAAGGTGCTCGATCCGACCATCGCAGCGGATTCGATCGCGCGCAATTTCGGCTACATGATCTACGACACGCTGTTCACGGTCGACGACAGACTGCAGGTCAAGCCGCAGATGGTCGACAGCTGGACCACCTCCGCCGACCGCAAGATCTGGACCTTCAAGCTGCGCGCCGGGCTGACATTCGGCGACGGGGCGGGCGTGACATCGGAGGACGTGGTCGCGTCCCTCAAGCGCTGGAGCCAGGCCGATGCGATGGGGCAGATGCTGAATGCGCATGGCGCCGCGTGGGACGTGGTCGATGCCAAGACGTTCAGCCTGACTTTGAAGGAGCCTTGGGGCTTCGTGCTCGATGCGCTCGCCAAGCCGGGCGCGCCGGTGCCCTTCATTGTTCCGGCTCGCGTCATCGCCGCGACCGCGGCCGGCCAGCCGCTTGCAGATCAGACCGGATCAGGTCCTTTCATCTTCAAGAAGGATGAGTGGGTGCCGGGCTCCAAGCTGGTGTTCACCAGGAACCCGCATTACGTGCCGCGCGCCGAGCCGGCCTCGGGGCTTGCCGGCGGCAAGGTCGTCAAGTTCGACCGTGTCGAATGGCTGATCATTCCCGACCAGCAGACCGCGCTCGACGCGTTGAAGAAGGGCGAGCTGGATATCGCCGAGGACATTCCGGCCGACCTCGTGCCGGTGGCGAAGGCCGGCAAGAACGTGGTCGTCTCCAACCAGGACGAGATCGGCGTGGCGCAGCAAATCCGCCTGAATTCGATCCCGCCGCCATTCGACAATCCCGCCATCCGCCGCGCCGCGCTGCTCGCCGTCAATCCGCAGGACTACATCGAGGCCTGGGGCGGCGGCGAGGGCGGGCTCATCAAGGCCTGCAAGTCGTTCTACATCTGCGCCTCGCCCTACTACACGGAGGCCGGCTTTCCGTCCTTCAATCTGGAGAAGGCCAAGACGCTGCTGCGCGAGAGCGGCTATGACGGCACGCCGGTCGTGATCCTCGACGCCTCGGAGAACGCGCAGATCCATCCGGCAAGCCTGGTCGCCGAGCAGCAGCTCAAGGCCGCCGGCTTCAAGGTCGACGTGCAGGCGATGGACTGGGCGAGCGTCGTCAGCCGCCGCGCCAAGAAGGAGCCGGTCGGGCAGGGCGGCTGGTCGATCTTCATCTCCGGCCCGGGCGGCCTCGACATGATGCTGCCGATCAGCCATCTCGGACTGCGCTCGAACTGCGACAAGGCCTGGTTCGGCTGGCCGTGCGACGCCGAGATCGAGAAGCTCCGCGCCGCGTTCGGCGACTCCGCCGACATGGCCGAGCGCAAGGCGCTGGCCGAGCAGATCCAGCAGCGCGCCGTGCAGACCGTGCCCTACATTCCGATCGCGGTAGCCTATCAGTTCCGCGCGGCGCGCGCCGACCTCACCGGCATCCTCAACCCGCCGGCGCCGGTGTACTGGAACGTCTCACGCAAGTGA
- a CDS encoding PaaI family thioesterase: protein MSEAAGPEVEFGVVPVSVLASMPGLDFVRRIFAGRLPQPPIMQTVEPFDCTAEPGHVVMHSVPGLRHYNPIGSVHGGYAAILLDSAMGLAVHTRCPQGSGYTTLEFKISFVKAMTEATGVVRTEGTTLSFGRRAATAEARIIDSQGRLLAHATTTCLVFELPKG, encoded by the coding sequence ATGAGCGAAGCCGCCGGACCTGAAGTCGAATTCGGCGTGGTGCCGGTGTCGGTACTGGCCTCGATGCCCGGGCTCGATTTCGTGCGTCGCATCTTTGCTGGGAGGTTGCCACAGCCGCCGATCATGCAGACGGTCGAGCCATTCGACTGCACCGCGGAGCCCGGCCATGTCGTGATGCACAGCGTGCCCGGCCTGCGGCACTACAATCCGATCGGATCCGTGCACGGCGGCTATGCCGCGATCCTGCTGGACTCGGCGATGGGGCTTGCCGTCCACACCCGCTGTCCGCAGGGCAGCGGCTACACCACGCTGGAGTTCAAGATCTCCTTCGTCAAGGCGATGACCGAGGCGACGGGCGTGGTGCGGACCGAAGGCACCACGCTGTCATTCGGCCGCCGCGCGGCGACGGCGGAAGCGCGCATCATCGATTCACAAGGCCGTCTGCTGGCGCACGCGACCACGACGTGCCTCGTGTTCGAGCTGCCGAAGGGCTAG
- the carA gene encoding glutamine-hydrolyzing carbamoyl-phosphate synthase small subunit encodes MTHIDTDAAWPDHKPTALLVLADGTVLEGFGLGAEGHAVGEVCFNTAMTGYEEILTDPSYAGQLITFTFPHIGNVGTNDEDIETVNMAATPGARGVILRTAITDPSNYRASRHLDQWLRARGIIGLSGIDTRALTALIRSKGMPNAVIAHSKTGTFDLEALKKEAREWPGLEGMDLVPMVTSAQRFNWDETPWVWNEGFGHQSNPEFNVVAIDYGIKRNILRLLAGVGCKVTVVPATTSAEDIMAMKPDGVFLSNGPGDPAATGKYAVPVIQQVIASGTPTFGICLGHQMLGLAVGAKTKKMHQGHHGANHPVKDETTGKVEITSMNHGFAVDQDTLPAGATQTHISLFDGSNCGIALEGKPVFSVQYHPEASPGPRDSHYLFQRFAELMREKKRSAA; translated from the coding sequence ATGACACACATCGATACTGACGCCGCCTGGCCGGACCATAAACCGACCGCGCTCCTCGTGCTCGCCGATGGAACGGTGCTGGAAGGCTTCGGCCTCGGCGCCGAAGGCCACGCCGTGGGCGAGGTCTGCTTCAACACCGCGATGACCGGCTATGAGGAGATCCTGACCGATCCGTCCTATGCCGGCCAGCTCATCACCTTCACCTTCCCGCATATCGGCAATGTCGGCACTAACGACGAGGATATCGAGACGGTGAACATGGCGGCGACGCCGGGCGCGCGGGGCGTGATCCTGCGCACCGCGATCACCGACCCGTCGAACTACCGCGCCAGCCGGCATCTCGACCAGTGGCTGCGCGCCCGCGGCATCATCGGCCTGTCGGGCATCGACACCCGCGCGCTGACCGCGCTGATCCGCTCCAAGGGCATGCCGAATGCCGTGATCGCCCATTCCAAGACCGGCACGTTCGATCTCGAGGCCCTGAAAAAGGAAGCGCGGGAGTGGCCGGGCCTCGAAGGCATGGACCTCGTGCCGATGGTCACCTCGGCGCAACGCTTCAATTGGGACGAGACGCCCTGGGTGTGGAACGAAGGCTTCGGCCACCAGTCCAACCCGGAGTTCAACGTCGTCGCCATCGACTACGGCATCAAGCGCAACATCCTGCGCCTGCTCGCCGGCGTCGGCTGCAAGGTGACGGTGGTGCCGGCGACGACCTCGGCCGAGGACATCATGGCGATGAAGCCGGACGGCGTGTTCCTGTCCAACGGTCCCGGCGATCCCGCGGCGACCGGCAAATATGCCGTGCCCGTCATCCAGCAGGTGATCGCCTCGGGGACGCCGACCTTCGGCATCTGCCTCGGACATCAGATGCTCGGTCTCGCGGTCGGCGCCAAGACGAAGAAGATGCATCAGGGCCATCACGGCGCCAATCATCCGGTCAAGGACGAGACCACCGGCAAGGTCGAGATCACCTCGATGAACCACGGTTTCGCGGTCGACCAGGACACGCTGCCCGCCGGCGCGACCCAGACGCACATTTCGCTGTTCGACGGCTCGAATTGCGGCATCGCGCTCGAAGGCAAGCCGGTGTTCTCGGTGCAGTACCACCCGGAAGCCTCGCCCGGCCCACGCGACTCGCACTACCTCTTCCAGCGCTTTGCCGAGCTGATGCGCGAGAAGAAGCGCAGCGCGGCGTGA
- a CDS encoding GatB/YqeY domain-containing protein: protein MLRDDINNAVKEAMKAKDERKLSTLRMVNSTLKNADIAARGEGKPPLTDADVLAVLQKMIKQRQESVELYEKGGRAELAAGEREEIAVISAYLPKQMSDDEVKSAISAAVSETGAAGMKDMGKVIAVLKAKYTGQMDFAKASALVKAALSS, encoded by the coding sequence ATGCTGCGCGACGACATCAACAATGCGGTCAAGGAGGCGATGAAGGCCAAGGACGAGCGCAAGCTGTCCACCCTCCGCATGGTCAACTCGACCCTGAAGAACGCCGACATCGCCGCGCGCGGCGAGGGCAAGCCGCCGCTCACCGATGCGGACGTGCTCGCGGTGCTGCAGAAGATGATCAAGCAGCGCCAGGAATCCGTCGAGCTGTACGAAAAGGGCGGCCGCGCCGAGCTCGCCGCCGGCGAGCGCGAGGAGATCGCGGTGATCTCGGCCTACCTGCCGAAGCAGATGAGCGACGACGAGGTGAAGTCGGCGATCTCCGCTGCGGTTTCGGAGACCGGCGCCGCCGGCATGAAGGACATGGGCAAGGTGATCGCGGTGCTGAAGGCGAAGTACACCGGCCAGATGGACTTTGCGAAGGCCAGCGCACTGGTGAAGGCCGCGCTGTCGAGCTGA
- a CDS encoding acyl-CoA synthetase — protein sequence MLQETSDYEQLYRDFRWEIPAQFNIAVATCDRHADGSGRLALIVVEEDGAARRVSFDELRDYSCRFANVLKADGLAQGDRVAVFLSQSLELPIVHLAAFRAGLVSVPLFTLFGEDALQFRLQNSGAKVVVTDTTGLAKLQRIRDQLPELKTIYVIDGEGSGARPFWPTLERASAQFPTVATSSDDPAIIIYTSGTTGNPKGALHAHRVLLGHLPNVEMVHGFLPKPGDVMWTPADWAWIGGLFDALFPAWYHAVPVVGYRAKKFVPQAAMQLMADYHIRNVFLPPTALKLMRQANVRHDGVKLRSILTGGESLGAELLDWVRATFGIDAHEIYGQTECNLVVGNNAKLLPIRPGSMGKATPGFEVVIVNDRGEELPRGERGIIGVRQPNPCTMIEYWRNPEATAKKFAGDVLLTGDLGTQDEDGYFWYASREDDVITSAGYRIGPAEIEDTLLKHPAVALAAVVGIPDAVRTEAVKAWIVLRPGFVANDTLSREIQDFVKVKLAAHEYPRHVEFTDSLPMTATGKVLRRELRARG from the coding sequence ATGCTTCAGGAAACGTCCGACTACGAGCAGCTGTATCGCGATTTCCGCTGGGAGATCCCGGCGCAATTCAACATCGCCGTCGCGACTTGCGATCGCCATGCCGACGGTTCGGGGCGCCTGGCACTGATCGTCGTCGAGGAGGACGGCGCCGCGCGCCGCGTGTCGTTCGACGAGCTACGAGACTATTCCTGCCGCTTCGCCAATGTGCTGAAGGCCGACGGGCTCGCACAGGGCGATCGCGTCGCGGTGTTCCTGTCGCAATCCCTGGAGCTGCCGATCGTCCATCTCGCCGCGTTCCGCGCCGGCCTCGTCTCGGTGCCGCTGTTCACGCTGTTCGGCGAGGACGCGCTGCAATTCCGGCTGCAGAACTCCGGCGCCAAGGTCGTGGTCACCGACACCACGGGTCTCGCCAAGCTCCAGCGCATTCGCGACCAGCTGCCGGAGCTCAAGACGATCTACGTCATCGACGGCGAGGGCAGCGGCGCCCGGCCGTTCTGGCCGACATTGGAGCGCGCCTCCGCTCAGTTTCCGACCGTCGCCACCTCGAGCGACGATCCCGCCATCATCATCTACACCTCCGGCACGACGGGCAATCCCAAGGGCGCGCTGCACGCACATCGCGTGCTGCTCGGCCATCTGCCGAACGTCGAGATGGTGCACGGCTTCCTGCCGAAGCCCGGCGACGTGATGTGGACGCCGGCCGACTGGGCCTGGATCGGCGGCCTGTTCGATGCGCTGTTTCCGGCCTGGTATCACGCGGTGCCGGTGGTGGGCTATCGCGCGAAAAAGTTCGTGCCGCAGGCGGCGATGCAGCTGATGGCGGACTATCACATCCGCAACGTGTTCCTGCCGCCGACCGCGTTGAAGCTGATGCGACAGGCCAACGTCAGGCACGACGGCGTCAAGCTGCGCAGCATCCTGACCGGCGGCGAGTCGCTCGGCGCCGAGCTGCTCGACTGGGTGCGGGCGACGTTCGGCATCGACGCGCACGAGATCTACGGCCAGACCGAATGCAATCTCGTCGTCGGCAACAACGCAAAGCTGCTTCCGATCCGGCCGGGCTCGATGGGCAAGGCGACGCCGGGCTTCGAGGTCGTGATCGTCAACGACAGAGGCGAGGAGCTGCCGCGCGGCGAGCGGGGCATCATCGGCGTGCGCCAGCCCAATCCCTGCACCATGATCGAATATTGGCGCAATCCGGAGGCGACGGCCAAGAAGTTCGCCGGCGACGTGCTGCTGACGGGGGATCTCGGCACGCAAGATGAGGATGGCTATTTCTGGTACGCGAGTCGCGAGGACGACGTGATCACCTCCGCCGGCTATCGCATCGGCCCGGCCGAGATCGAAGATACGTTGCTCAAGCATCCGGCGGTCGCGCTCGCCGCCGTGGTCGGCATTCCCGATGCCGTGCGCACGGAAGCCGTGAAGGCCTGGATCGTGCTGCGGCCGGGCTTCGTTGCGAATGATACGCTGTCGCGGGAGATCCAGGACTTCGTCAAGGTGAAGCTCGCCGCGCATGAATATCCACGGCATGTGGAGTTCACCGACAGCCTGCCAATGACGGCGACGGGCAAGGTGCTGCGGCGGGAGCTGCGGGCGCGGGGGTAG
- a CDS encoding DUF2189 domain-containing protein, whose product MTASVSGRSDPVVRRITTADIAEALTQGLRDFQAQPLFGLAFGLIYVLGGVSIVLCVTAFGMVYLAYPLAAGFALIGPFVAIGLYEVSRRRELGQPISYAAIWRTITSRAEIAWMAFVTVFFFVIWMYQIRLLIALLLGLNASFSSFKEFMTVVLTTNEGLLFLAIGNLDGAALSLVLFSLTVVSFPLLLDRDVDFVTAMITSVRAVVNSPGPMIGWAAVITVLLIVSALPYFLGLLVTVPVLGHATWHLYRRIVAPT is encoded by the coding sequence ATGACCGCATCCGTTTCGGGACGATCCGATCCCGTGGTGCGCCGCATCACCACGGCCGACATTGCCGAGGCCTTGACGCAAGGCTTGCGGGATTTTCAGGCACAGCCGCTGTTCGGCCTTGCTTTCGGACTGATCTACGTGCTCGGCGGCGTCAGCATCGTGCTGTGCGTGACCGCCTTCGGCATGGTCTATCTCGCCTATCCGCTGGCGGCAGGCTTTGCCCTGATCGGGCCGTTCGTCGCCATCGGCCTCTACGAGGTCAGCCGCCGTCGCGAGCTCGGCCAGCCGATCTCCTATGCCGCGATCTGGCGGACGATCACCTCGCGAGCCGAAATCGCCTGGATGGCGTTCGTCACCGTGTTCTTCTTCGTCATCTGGATGTACCAGATCAGGCTGCTGATCGCGCTGCTGCTCGGGCTCAACGCCTCGTTCTCCAGCTTCAAGGAGTTCATGACGGTGGTTCTCACGACCAACGAGGGCCTGCTGTTTCTCGCGATCGGCAATCTTGACGGCGCCGCGCTGTCGCTGGTGCTGTTCTCCCTCACTGTCGTATCGTTTCCGCTGCTGCTGGATCGTGACGTCGATTTCGTTACGGCCATGATCACCAGCGTGCGCGCGGTCGTGAACAGCCCCGGGCCGATGATCGGCTGGGCCGCCGTCATCACCGTCCTGCTGATCGTCTCGGCCTTGCCTTACTTCCTCGGCCTGCTCGTCACCGTGCCGGTCCTGGGCCATGCGACGTGGCATCTCTACCGGCGGATCGTCGCGCCGACGTAA
- a CDS encoding SRPBCC family protein gives MTEPGRAVDISKFKPETVYTIYIAATPERVWQALTSAEFSRQYFHGFAVEADLRAGGAFIVRAPDGSEHISGEVIVCEPPQRLTITWDVNWPGLVAALGRTLVTYEIEPAGEAVRLTMTEAHERSLSDDILSGGRQGWPAILSSLKSLLETGKPLTVRMAPPTRMLTAMKTLGIGMP, from the coding sequence ATGACTGAGCCGGGACGCGCAGTGGACATCTCCAAGTTCAAGCCAGAGACCGTCTACACGATCTACATCGCGGCGACGCCGGAGAGAGTGTGGCAGGCGCTGACCTCGGCTGAGTTCAGCCGGCAGTATTTCCATGGCTTCGCCGTCGAGGCGGATCTGCGCGCCGGCGGCGCCTTCATCGTGCGCGCACCCGACGGCTCGGAGCACATCAGCGGCGAGGTGATCGTCTGCGAGCCGCCGCAGCGGCTGACGATCACCTGGGACGTCAACTGGCCCGGTCTCGTCGCGGCGCTCGGCCGCACGCTCGTGACCTATGAGATCGAGCCAGCCGGTGAGGCCGTGCGGCTCACCATGACCGAAGCGCATGAGCGGTCGCTGTCCGACGACATCCTGTCCGGCGGCCGCCAGGGCTGGCCGGCCATCCTGTCGAGCCTGAAGAGCCTGCTCGAAACCGGCAAGCCGCTCACCGTCCGAATGGCGCCGCCTACGCGCATGCTCACAGCGATGAAGACATTGGGAATCGGGATGCCGTGA
- a CDS encoding helix-turn-helix transcriptional regulator, with product MDEVFKALADASRRALLDRLHARNGQTLTELCDGLAMTRQAVTKHLAILEAANLVIAIRNGREKLHFLNPVPIHQIGERWIRKFERARLVALGDLKTRLEDSDD from the coding sequence ATGGATGAGGTCTTCAAGGCGCTGGCGGACGCATCGCGGCGGGCGCTGCTCGACCGGTTGCATGCGCGGAATGGCCAGACCTTGACCGAGCTCTGCGACGGCCTCGCGATGACGCGGCAGGCCGTGACCAAGCATCTTGCGATCCTCGAAGCAGCCAATCTGGTCATCGCGATAAGGAATGGCCGCGAGAAGCTGCATTTTCTCAATCCAGTGCCGATCCATCAGATCGGCGAGCGCTGGATCAGGAAGTTCGAGCGGGCCAGGCTGGTCGCGCTAGGCGATTTGAAGACGCGTTTGGAGGATAGCGATGACTGA
- a CDS encoding LysE family translocator, with amino-acid sequence MSLQVYLAFVAACIALALLPGPVVTLLIANGLRHGTRAALINIAGVQTGLAIAIGIVAMGLTTLMATMGYWFEWVRLIGAAYLVWLGIQLISSPVEGIAEGEAPPPPPRGGFFLQGLLVLLSNPKVMVFFGAFLPQFMDMSRDHVPQVALLGVTFMVVAGLTDAVYALLAGRARKMFSARRTRLVSRISGGFMIGGGLWLALTRAR; translated from the coding sequence ATGTCCCTGCAAGTCTATCTCGCCTTCGTTGCCGCCTGTATCGCGCTGGCACTGCTGCCCGGACCCGTCGTCACGCTGCTGATCGCGAACGGGCTGCGTCATGGAACCCGCGCGGCGCTGATCAATATCGCAGGCGTCCAGACCGGGCTTGCGATCGCGATCGGCATCGTCGCGATGGGCCTGACGACCTTGATGGCCACCATGGGCTATTGGTTCGAATGGGTGCGCCTGATCGGCGCCGCCTATCTGGTGTGGCTCGGCATCCAGCTGATCAGCTCGCCGGTCGAAGGCATCGCGGAAGGCGAGGCGCCGCCACCGCCGCCGCGCGGCGGCTTCTTCCTGCAAGGGTTGCTGGTGCTGCTGTCCAACCCCAAGGTGATGGTGTTCTTCGGCGCCTTCCTGCCGCAGTTCATGGACATGAGCCGGGATCACGTGCCGCAGGTCGCGCTGCTCGGCGTCACCTTCATGGTGGTCGCCGGCCTGACCGACGCCGTCTATGCGCTGCTCGCCGGCCGCGCGCGAAAAATGTTCTCGGCCAGGCGCACCCGCCTGGTCTCGCGCATCTCCGGCGGCTTCATGATCGGCGGCGGCCTGTGGCTGGCGCTGACGCGGGCGCGGTGA